Proteins found in one Carcharodon carcharias isolate sCarCar2 chromosome 8, sCarCar2.pri, whole genome shotgun sequence genomic segment:
- the LOC121281513 gene encoding surfeit locus protein 2-like translates to MNNMTHPHTSNVFSIYLDSVNECTALGVPFVPACLSQKKKRNRESNREEPYHNQKTFWAPDESEGSESDNSDDSMSDLYPEHLFSRKDDSRTELLLNKGIVTVRRWRSRHNCQGNGKRHIHTHLQRRN, encoded by the exons tgacacaccctcacacctctaaCGTTTTCTCCATCTATCTCGACTCAGTCAACGAGTGCACTGCTCTTGGCGTCCCCTTCGTCCCAGCGTGCCTGTCACAGAAGAAAAAACGGAATCGGGAATCCAACAGAGAGGAGCCTTATCATAATCAGAAGACATTCTGGGCGCCGGACGAgagtgaaggaagtgagagtgacaACTCGGATGACAGTATGAGTGACCTGTATCCAG AACATCtctttagcagaaaagacgaCTCAAGGACAGAGTTGCTGCTGAACAAGGGCATAGTGACAGTGAGAAGATGGAGGTCGAGACACAATTGCCAAGGAAACGGAAAAAG ACACATCCACACCCATTTACAAAGAAGAAATTGA